One window of the Saccopteryx bilineata isolate mSacBil1 chromosome 2, mSacBil1_pri_phased_curated, whole genome shotgun sequence genome contains the following:
- the LRRC8A gene encoding volume-regulated anion channel subunit LRRC8A, translating to MIPVTELRYFADTQPAYRILKPWWDVFTDYISIVMLMIAVFGGTLQVTQDKMICLPCKWVTKDSCNDSFRGWAAPSPEPTYPNSTILPVPDTGPTGIKYDLDRHQYNYVDAVCYENRLHWFAKYFPYLVLLHTLIFLACSNFWFKFPRTSSKLEHFVSILLKCFDSPWTTRALSETVVEESDPKPAFSKMNGSMDKKSSTVSEDVEATVPMLQRTKSRIEQGIVDRSETGVLDKKEGEQAKALFEKVKKFRTHVEEGDIVYRLYMRQTIIKVIKFILIICYTVYYVHNIKFDVDCTVDIESLTGYRTYRCAHPLATLFKILASFYISLVIFYGLICMYTLWWMLRRSLKKYSFESIREESSYSDIPDVKNDFAFMLHLIDQYDPLYSKRFAVFLSEVSENKLRQLNLNNEWTLDKLRQRLTKNAQDKLELHLFMLSGIPDTVFDLVELEVLKLELIPDVTIPPSIAQLTGLKELWLYHTAAKIEAPALAFLRENLRALHIKFTDIKEIPLWIYSLKTLEELHLTGNLSAENNRYIVIDGLRELKRLKVLRLKSNLSKLPQVVTDVGVHLQKLSINNEGTKLIVLNSLKKMVNLTELELIRCDLERIPHSIFSLHNLQEIDLKDNNLKTIEEIISFQHLHRLTCLKLWYNHIAYIPIQIGNLTNLERLYLNRNKIEKIPPQLFYCRKLRYLDLSHNNLAFLPADIGLLQNLQNLAVTANRIEALPPELFQCRKLRALHLGNNVLQSLPSRVGELTNLTQIELRGNRLECLPVELGECPLLKRSGLVVEEDLFNTLPPEVKERLWRADKEQA from the exons ATGATTCCAGTGACAGAGCTCCGCTATTTTGCGGACACACAGCCAGCATACCGGATCCTGAAGCCATGGTGGGACGTGTTCACCGACTACATCTCCATTGTCATGCTCATGATCGCGGTCTTTGGGGGCACCCTGCAGGTCACCCAGGACAAGATGATCTGTCTCCCTTGTAAGTGGGTCACCAAGGACTCATGCAACGATTCTTTCCGGGGCTGGGCGGCCCCCAGCCCAGAGCCCACCTACCCCAACTCCACCATCCTGCCGGTCCCTGACACGGGCCCCACTGGCATCAAGTACGACCTGGACCGGCACCAGTACAACTACGTGGACGCCGTGTGCTATGAGAACCGCCTGCACTGGTTCGCCAAGTACTTCCCCTACCTGGTACTCCTGCACACGCTCATCTTCCTGGCCTGCAGCAACTTCTGGTTCAAGTTCCCGCGCACCAGCTCCAAGCTGGAGCACTTTGTCTCTATCCTGCTCAAGTGCTTCGACTCGCCGTGGACCACGCGGGCCCTGTCAGAGACGGTGGTGGAGGAGAGCGACCCCAAGCCAGCCTTCAGCAAGATGAATGGCTCCATGGACAAGAAGTCGTCAACTGTCAGCGAGGACGTGGAGGCCACCGTGCCCATGCTGCAGCGGACCAAGTCTCGGATTGAGCAGGGCATCGTGGACCGCTCGGAGACAGGGGTGCTGGACAAGAAGGAGGGTGAGCAGGCCAAGGCGCTGTTTGAGAAGGTGAAGAAGTTCCGGACCCACGTGGAGGAGGGGGACATCGTGTACCGCCTCTACATGCGGCAGACCATCATCAAGGTCATCAAGTTCATCCTCATCATCTGCTACACCGTTTACTACGTGCACAACATCAAGTTCGACGTGGACTGCACCGTAGACATCGAGAGCCTGACCGGCTACCGCACCTACCGGTGCGCCCACCCTCTGGCCACGCTCTTCAAGATCCTGGCATCCTTCTATATCAGCCTGGTCATCTTCTACGGCCTCATCTGCATGTACACGCTGTGGTGGATGCTGCGCCGCTCCCTCAAGAAGTACTCGTTCGAGTCCATCCGCGAGGAGAGCAGCTATAGTGACATCCCCGACGTCAAGAACGACTTCGCCTTCATGCTGCACCTCATCGACCAGTACGACCCCCTCTACTCCAAGCGCTTCGCCGTCTTCCTGTCAGAAGTGAGCGAGAACAAGCTCCGGCAGCTCAACCTCAACAACGAGTGGACGCTGGACAAGCTGCGGCAGCGGCTCACCAAGAACGCGCAGGACAAGCTGGAGCTGCACCTCTTCATGCTCAGCGGCATCCCGGACACCGTGTTCGACCTGGTGGAGCTGGAGGTGCTCAAGCTGGAGCTGATCCCGGACGTGACCATCCCGCCCAGCATCGCCCAGCTCACGGGCCTGAAGGAGCTGTGGCTGTACCACACGGCGGCCAAGATCGAGGCCCCCGCCCTGGCCTTTCTGCGCGAGAACCTGCGGGCGCTGCACATCAAGTTCACGGACATCAAGGAGATCCCGCTGTGGATCTACAGCCTGAAGACGCTGGAGGAGCTGCACCTGACGGGCAACCTGAGCGCCGAGAACAACCGCTACATCGTCATCGACGGGCTGCGGGAGCTCAAGCGCCTCAAAGTGCTGCGGCTCAAGAGCAACCTGAGCAAGCTGCCCCAGGTGGTCACGGACGTGGGCGTGCACCTGCAGAAGCTGTCCATCAACAACGAGGGCACGAAGCTCATCGTCCTCAACAGCCTCAAGAAGATGGTGAACTTGACCGAGCTGGAGCTGATCCGCTGCGACCTGGAGCGCATCCCCCACTCCATCTTCAGCCTCCACAACCTGCAGGAGATCGACCTCAAGGACAATAACCTCAAGACCATCGAGGAGATCATCAGCTTCCAGCACCTGCACCGCCTCACCTGCCTTAAGCTGTGGTACAACCACATCGCCTACATCCCCATCCAGATCGGCAACCTCACCAACCTGGAGCGCCTCTACCTGAACCGCAACAAGATCGAGAAGATCCCCCCCCAGCTCTTCTACTGCCGCAAGCTGCGCTACCTGGACCTCAGCCACAACAACCTGGCCTTCCTCCCCGCCGACATCGGCCTCCTGCAGAACCTCCAGAACCTGGCGGTCACCGCCAACCGG aTCGAGGCTCTGCCCCCAGAGCTCTTCCAGTGCCGGAAGCTGCGGGCCCTGCACCTGGGCAACAACGTGCTGCAGTCGCTGCCCTCGCGGGTGGGCGAGCTGACCAACCTGACCCAGATCGAGCTGCGGGGCAACCGGCTCGAGTGCCTGCCTGTGGAGCTGGGCGAGTGCCCGCTGCTCAAGCGCAGTGGCCTGGTGGTGGAGGAGGACCTGTTCAACACGCTGCCCCCCGAGGTGAAGGAGCGCCTGTGGCGGGCCGACAAGGAGCAGGCCTGA